In Arcobacter ellisii, a genomic segment contains:
- a CDS encoding cytochrome ubiquinol oxidase subunit I, whose product MEEHLVDWSRAQFALTAMYHWIFVPLTLGLGFIVAIMETIYVKTNNEFWKKTTKFWMGLFAINFAIGVATGIIMEFEFGTNWANYSWFVGDIFGAPLAVEGILAFFMESTFFAVMFFGWEKVSKGFHLLSTWLVAIGSNLSALWILVANGWMQYPVGMTFNPDMVRNEMNNFWDVLLSPVAISKFLHTIGSGYVLASLFVIGVSAWYLLKKRDILFAKKSMIIGATFGLITSIFLILSGDESAHQVALKQPMKLAAMEGLYEGEEKVGIVAFGLLNPEKTITNDENTFLFDFTIPYALSFLSFHDINAYVPGIKDLVYGNEERGILSVEEKMQKGKIAIEALESYKEAKKTSNESLLNNSKILLDENMKYFGYGHIKNKEDVIPPVSITFYSFHIMVGLGTWFTILFALVLFLLTKKEILNYPIVLKSALFSIPLGYIASEAGWIVAEVGRQPWAIQDLMPVGIAATKIATTNVMISFFIFAILFTVLLIAEIKIMTKQIKIGPNGGH is encoded by the coding sequence ATGGAAGAGCATTTAGTTGATTGGTCCAGAGCTCAGTTTGCACTAACAGCAATGTATCATTGGATTTTTGTTCCATTAACTTTGGGACTTGGATTCATTGTTGCTATTATGGAAACTATTTATGTAAAAACAAATAATGAATTTTGGAAAAAAACTACAAAATTTTGGATGGGTTTATTTGCAATAAACTTTGCAATAGGAGTTGCAACTGGAATAATAATGGAGTTTGAATTTGGTACAAACTGGGCAAATTACTCTTGGTTTGTTGGAGATATTTTTGGAGCTCCACTTGCAGTTGAGGGAATTTTAGCCTTTTTTATGGAGAGTACTTTTTTTGCTGTAATGTTTTTTGGTTGGGAAAAAGTTAGTAAAGGATTTCACTTATTATCAACTTGGTTAGTTGCCATTGGTTCAAATCTATCTGCTTTATGGATACTTGTTGCAAATGGTTGGATGCAATATCCAGTTGGAATGACATTTAATCCAGATATGGTAAGAAATGAGATGAATAATTTTTGGGATGTATTACTCTCTCCTGTTGCTATTAGTAAATTTTTACACACTATTGGAAGTGGTTATGTTTTAGCTTCGCTTTTTGTTATAGGAGTTAGTGCTTGGTATTTATTGAAAAAAAGAGATATTTTATTTGCTAAAAAATCTATGATTATTGGGGCTACATTTGGACTTATAACTTCAATATTTTTGATTTTAAGTGGAGATGAATCAGCTCATCAAGTTGCTCTTAAACAACCTATGAAACTTGCAGCCATGGAAGGTTTATACGAAGGAGAAGAGAAAGTTGGAATTGTAGCTTTTGGTTTATTAAATCCAGAAAAAACAATAACAAATGATGAAAATACTTTTTTATTTGATTTTACAATTCCTTATGCTTTATCATTTTTAAGTTTCCATGATATAAATGCTTATGTTCCTGGAATAAAAGATTTAGTTTATGGAAATGAAGAAAGAGGAATTTTAAGTGTAGAAGAAAAAATGCAAAAAGGTAAAATTGCCATTGAAGCTTTGGAATCTTATAAAGAGGCTAAAAAAACTTCAAATGAATCATTATTAAATAATTCAAAAATTTTACTTGATGAAAATATGAAATATTTTGGTTATGGACATATTAAAAATAAAGAAGATGTTATTCCTCCTGTTTCTATTACATTTTATTCATTCCATATTATGGTTGGACTTGGAACTTGGTTTACAATACTGTTTGCTTTAGTTTTATTTTTATTAACAAAAAAAGAGATTCTAAACTATCCAATTGTTTTAAAATCAGCACTTTTTAGTATTCCTTTAGGATATATTGCAAGTGAAGCTGGATGGATAGTTGCTGAAGTAGGAAGACAACCTTGGGCTATTCAAGACTTAATGCCTGTTGGAATTGCAGCTACAAAAATAGCAACAACAAATGTAATGATTAGCTTTTTTATCTTTGCCATACTTTTTACTGTTTTATTAATAGCAGAAATAAAAATTATGACAAAACAGATAAAAATTGGTCCAAATGGAGGTCACTAA